The genomic window TGTAAACTTGTGTGCTGACTGAGCTATATTTGAAAGTAGGTTCAGTATCTCAGAGTCAACTTTCCTATCATATGTCTGACCTGTCACTAGAAAACTCTTACTGAATCCCATTTTTTCTGCCACAATTTCATCCAGTTTCTTAACTTTTTCAAATTCACCGTTAAAAAGTTCTAAATAACTTGCCTGAGTTCCAGTTGTTCCTTTTACACCTCTGAATCTGAGAGTATCTTCTCTGAATTCAAGCTCTTCAAAATCAAGAAGTAGACTCTGAAGCCACAATGTAGTTCTTTTTCCAACTGTAGTTAACTGAGCAGGTTGAAAGTGTGTAAAACCAAGTGTTGGAAGTCCCTTGTACTCAAGAGAAAATTTAGCCATTGAGTTGATTACATTTACCATTTTTACTTTTAGAATTTCTAGTCCGTCTTTGATCTGAATAAGGTCAGTGTTATCTCCTACGTATGCACTTGTAGCTCCCAAATGGATTATAGGCATGGCTTTCGGAGCTGCTGTACCAAATGTGTGTACGTGGGCCATTACGTCGTGTCTGAATTCACGCTCTTTTACTTTAGCAAGTTCATAATCGATGTTATCCACATTTGTTCTCATTTCTTCCAGTTGTTCTTCCGTGATGTTTAATCCCAAATCTTTTTGAGCTTCCGCAAGTGCTATCCAAAGCTTTCTCCAAGTGGAAAACTTTTTATTAGGAGAAAAATTCTCCAGCATCTCTTTTGATCCGTACCTTTCAACCAATGGATTTGAATAAACGTTATTTTCCAATTTTTTCCACCCTTTCATAAATATTTTATTTTTTAAATAACCCAGTTAATATAGGTATTTTAATTA from uncultured Ilyobacter sp. includes these protein-coding regions:
- the purB gene encoding adenylosuccinate lyase, yielding MENNVYSNPLVERYGSKEMLENFSPNKKFSTWRKLWIALAEAQKDLGLNITEEQLEEMRTNVDNIDYELAKVKEREFRHDVMAHVHTFGTAAPKAMPIIHLGATSAYVGDNTDLIQIKDGLEILKVKMVNVINSMAKFSLEYKGLPTLGFTHFQPAQLTTVGKRTTLWLQSLLLDFEELEFREDTLRFRGVKGTTGTQASYLELFNGEFEKVKKLDEIVAEKMGFSKSFLVTGQTYDRKVDSEILNLLSNIAQSAHKFTNDLRLLQHLKEIEEPFEKSQIGSSAMAYKRNPMRSERISSLAKFVIAMQQSTAMTAATQWFERTLDDSANKRLSIPQAFLAIDSILLIWQNIMDGLVVYPKMIEKRIMSELPFMATEYIIMEGVKNGGDRQELHERIRVHSMEAAKTVKLEGKDNDLIERILKDDYFNIDKDRLLEILDPKNFIGFSSEQTVEFIEKDVNPIIKKYETMMGIEAELRV